From the Xenorhabdus ishibashii genome, one window contains:
- the treC gene encoding alpha,alpha-phosphotrehalase, with translation MTEQKPWWMDSVIYQIYPKSFQDSTGSGTGDINGITQRLDYLQRLGVEAIWITPIYPSPQVDNGYDVADYCAINPDYGSMEDFDNLVQNAHRRGIRIILDMVFNHTSTQHPWFQAAQDINSPYRQFYIWRDGSEGSLPNNWKSKFGGNAWQWHAESQQYYLHLFAVEQADLNWEHEPVRVELKKICEFWADRGVDGLRLDVINLVSKQQDYPSDDRGDGRRFYTDGPRIHEFLQEMSHDVFQPKGLMTVGEMSSTSLENCQRYAALDGTTLSMTFNFHHLKVDYPNGEKWTLANPDYVELKKIFSTWQQGMHQKAWNALFWCNHDQPRIVSRFGDELQHHKTSAKMLAMVLHGMQGTPYIYQGEELGMTNPHFTRIEDYRDIESLNMYQERIEKGMQPADILAILAQKSRDNSRTPMQWDNSANAGFTTGTPWIAPCSNYSEINAETVLQDEDSVFYCYHNLIKLRKQQPILTYGDYLDLLPEHPSLWCYLRRWQDQTLLVIANLSDETQLWSPESSLLSKEWQVLISNYSSPAMVDHEIKIKPYESIYLISK, from the coding sequence ATGACGGAACAAAAACCCTGGTGGATGGATAGCGTTATCTACCAAATTTATCCAAAAAGTTTTCAGGATAGTACCGGTAGCGGTACAGGAGATATCAACGGGATCACCCAACGGCTGGATTATTTACAGCGACTCGGCGTTGAGGCCATTTGGATCACGCCGATTTACCCCTCTCCGCAGGTTGATAATGGCTATGATGTCGCTGATTACTGTGCCATCAATCCTGATTATGGCTCCATGGAGGACTTTGATAATTTGGTGCAAAATGCCCATCGCCGTGGCATTCGCATTATTTTGGATATGGTCTTCAATCACACTTCAACCCAACACCCGTGGTTCCAGGCGGCACAAGACATTAATAGCCCCTATCGCCAGTTTTATATCTGGCGGGATGGTTCTGAAGGTTCCCTGCCCAATAACTGGAAATCCAAATTCGGTGGTAATGCGTGGCAATGGCATGCAGAGAGTCAACAATATTACCTCCACCTGTTTGCGGTTGAACAAGCCGATTTAAATTGGGAGCATGAACCGGTTCGTGTTGAGCTGAAGAAAATTTGTGAGTTCTGGGCTGATCGTGGCGTTGATGGCTTGCGTCTGGATGTCATTAACCTTGTCTCAAAACAGCAAGATTACCCTAGTGATGATCGCGGAGATGGCCGCCGATTCTACACCGATGGCCCGCGGATACATGAGTTTCTGCAAGAAATGAGCCATGATGTTTTCCAGCCTAAAGGATTGATGACTGTTGGTGAAATGTCATCCACCAGCCTTGAGAACTGCCAACGCTATGCTGCCTTGGACGGAACGACGCTATCCATGACATTTAATTTCCACCATCTAAAAGTGGATTATCCAAACGGAGAAAAATGGACGCTGGCAAATCCAGATTACGTTGAACTGAAGAAGATTTTCTCAACATGGCAGCAGGGTATGCACCAAAAGGCCTGGAATGCGCTTTTTTGGTGTAACCATGATCAGCCGCGTATTGTCTCTCGGTTCGGGGATGAACTCCAGCACCACAAAACATCCGCGAAAATGCTGGCGATGGTGCTGCATGGTATGCAAGGCACGCCTTATATTTATCAGGGCGAAGAGCTGGGTATGACAAATCCTCACTTTACGCGCATTGAAGATTATCGGGATATCGAAAGCCTGAATATGTATCAAGAGCGCATTGAGAAAGGTATGCAACCCGCGGATATACTGGCAATCTTGGCGCAAAAATCCCGTGATAACAGCCGAACCCCCATGCAGTGGGATAATTCAGCAAACGCTGGTTTTACCACAGGAACACCGTGGATTGCGCCTTGCAGTAATTACTCAGAGATCAACGCCGAAACCGTATTACAGGATGAAGATTCCGTTTTCTATTGCTACCACAATTTGATTAAGCTGAGAAAGCAGCAGCCCATTCTGACATACGGTGATTACCTGGATCTGCTTCCAGAACATCCGTCGCTGTGGTGCTATCTGCGTCGTTGGCAGGATCAAACCTTGCTGGTCATTGCAAACCTAAGCGATGAAACCCAACTTTGGTCTCCAGAATCTTCACTGTTAAGCAAAGAATGGCAGGTATTGATAAGCAATTACTCATCACCTGCAATGGTAGATCATGAAATTAAAATTAAACCTTATGAATCAATATACTTAATATCAAAGTGA
- the treB gene encoding PTS trehalose transporter subunit IIBC, translating to MKKKQINQKDIDNLITLIGGKENIASVSHCITRLRFVLNTPENADAKAIEELPMVKGCFTNAGQFQVVIGTNVDVYYKALLETTGKQSVNKEEVKQAARQNMKWYENAISHFAEIFFPLLPALISGGLILGFRNLIGDIPFSEGKSLAQLYPVWQSVYDFLWLIGEAVFFYLPVGICWSAVKKMGGTPILGIILGITLVSPQLMNAYLLGQQTPEVWNFGWFTISKVGYQAQVIPSLLAGLTLGWIETRLKKWVPDYLYLVIVPVVSLVLAVLLAHALIGPAGRAIGDGVAWVVKSLMTGSFAPIGAALFGFFYAPLVITGVHQTTLAIDLQMIQSTGGTPIWPIIALSNIAQGSAVLGIVWASKKQKEREISVPAAISAYLGVTEPAMYGINLKYRYPMFCAMIGAALSGLVCGLNHVTANGIGVGGIPGILSIKPQFWMVYLIAMLIAIAVPFLLTVLAYRRNERKAILSNEQAN from the coding sequence CCGTCAGTCATTGTATCACCCGCCTCAGATTCGTTCTTAATACACCAGAAAATGCCGACGCCAAAGCCATTGAAGAGTTACCAATGGTCAAGGGATGCTTCACTAATGCCGGACAATTTCAGGTCGTGATTGGGACGAATGTGGATGTTTATTACAAAGCGCTGCTTGAAACCACAGGAAAACAATCCGTTAATAAAGAAGAAGTTAAGCAAGCTGCTCGCCAAAATATGAAATGGTATGAAAATGCAATTTCACATTTTGCTGAGATCTTCTTCCCCCTACTGCCAGCCCTGATCAGCGGAGGTTTAATCCTCGGTTTTCGTAACCTGATCGGCGATATCCCGTTTAGTGAAGGCAAATCGCTCGCGCAGCTCTATCCTGTCTGGCAAAGTGTCTATGATTTTCTCTGGCTAATCGGCGAGGCCGTATTCTTCTACCTCCCTGTCGGTATTTGTTGGTCTGCCGTCAAAAAAATGGGCGGAACCCCCATTCTGGGGATTATTCTCGGCATTACCCTGGTTTCCCCGCAATTGATGAATGCTTACCTGCTTGGGCAACAAACGCCCGAAGTCTGGAATTTCGGCTGGTTTACCATTTCTAAAGTCGGTTATCAGGCTCAGGTTATTCCTTCCCTATTAGCCGGCCTGACGTTGGGATGGATTGAAACGCGACTGAAAAAATGGGTACCAGACTATCTCTATCTTGTGATTGTCCCTGTGGTTTCTCTGGTACTGGCGGTTCTCCTTGCCCACGCCTTGATAGGCCCTGCCGGACGTGCTATCGGGGATGGTGTTGCCTGGGTTGTTAAAAGTCTAATGACGGGTAGCTTTGCGCCTATCGGAGCCGCTTTGTTTGGTTTCTTCTACGCACCGTTAGTCATTACAGGTGTACACCAAACAACACTGGCCATCGATTTGCAAATGATCCAAAGCACCGGAGGAACACCGATCTGGCCTATTATTGCGCTATCTAATATCGCCCAAGGTTCTGCCGTTCTTGGCATTGTCTGGGCAAGCAAGAAACAAAAAGAACGCGAAATTTCTGTTCCTGCGGCCATTTCAGCCTATCTGGGGGTCACCGAACCCGCCATGTATGGTATCAACCTTAAATACCGTTACCCCATGTTCTGCGCAATGATTGGTGCAGCGCTGTCTGGGCTGGTTTGTGGGCTCAACCATGTAACCGCTAATGGTATCGGCGTTGGCGGAATACCAGGGATTCTTTCTATCAAGCCGCAGTTCTGGATGGTTTATCTGATTGCCATGCTCATCGCGATTGCTGTGCCATTCCTGCTGACCGTTCTGGCTTATCGCAGAAATGAACGCAAAGCGATCTTATCCAATGAACAGGCCAATTAA
- a CDS encoding lysozyme inhibitor LprI family protein, giving the protein MKYLWFILLIFSPLSFAASFDCAKAKEPDEKAICSNPKLNDLDVELSVKYHFLRGLFAMGVSGAMYDEQTAWLKQRQKCKGDTTCLLQSYHQRIHQLDKLYNWIEKPI; this is encoded by the coding sequence ATGAAATATCTCTGGTTTATATTACTCATCTTCTCTCCACTCAGTTTTGCTGCTAGTTTTGACTGTGCCAAAGCCAAGGAGCCGGATGAAAAAGCAATTTGTTCAAACCCAAAACTAAATGATTTGGATGTGGAATTAAGTGTGAAATATCACTTTCTGCGAGGATTGTTTGCCATGGGCGTATCTGGCGCAATGTATGATGAACAAACTGCATGGCTGAAACAGCGTCAAAAGTGCAAGGGGGATACAACCTGTTTGCTGCAAAGTTACCACCAACGCATTCATCAACTTGACAAACTGTATAATTGGATAGAGAAACCGATTTGA